TATATAATGAAGTTAACCACTATGTCAGTATATAActgttgagaaaaaaaattgtggcaAAAGTTTTGACATACGATATTGCCATCATGTCCTTTACAAGATATGTATGCCACAATGCTTTTGATTTCAATGTAGGATAAATCTAAATACAACTATGTGTGCTTCATCAAATTAATCATCATGTTTTAAAAATTAGGTCACTGCGTCATGAGTCAAAATATACACTTCATGGATCCTCATTTTAATCTTTCCAATATGGAACCAGCAACACATCTCTGTCAGTGATCATAAGACATCAGAGCTACTTGCCATCTTTATGGTGTCATAGCTTTATAATCTAGAGACTCTTTCCTCTCTGTTCTCCCATCTGCCCCTTCCTCATCTGACCCCCAACCCTTGATCTGTGACCCATGCCCTTTGCCCTCTGCCCCCTCCTCCCAGTTCTGGCCTGCTCCTTCCTCATCAGTGGAGTCCTGGAAGTCCGAGTACATCTGGTAGATGTAGTTGAAGAGTTCCACAGCAGGTTTTCTTGAAGTCTTGGCACAGGTCCTGTTGTAGGACTGGATCACATTCCATAGGTCACCTAGAAACACAACAAATACCATATTGGTGTACTATAATTGTTAAAGGTGAAAACAATCGTGGTATTGTGTTGCCATTATGATTAGGATGCTTGGCCCAGCATCCAAAGGTCGAATCCCCAGGACGtgccaccgatgctgtgcccttgggaaaggcacttagcaTGACTTTACTCcctccaccaaggtgtaaaaatgggtacctgactttggttggggaggtaaaaagaggtggaaggagaggattgGACTCTGAaacaatggataacaacccactgcccctacggcctcaaaaaaggctataggactaccGTTACAATTACTTTCACCTTTTTTACCTCAATCTATTGTTCTTGTTTTTAGTCTCCAAAAGCCAAAACTTTTTAGATAAGGTTGAAAGTTTGTCTGTGTTCACTTTTTGGTAAAAATCACTTACCCAAATGATAGCACAagtggtggattgctcattccttgagtGTGACAGTTCAAAATTTGGGTGactccaatttttgtgttggaaattacatgtaaacTTTTTTTCAGAACTTTGTCTGTGAGATTGTGGTAGCCTTTTCTGCAACACTAACAAGTTTATTGTGGACAAGAATGTTTTTCACAATCAAGGAAGTTAGGATGTGTTATTTACCAACAGTAAGACTGTTTGCTTCTGCAAATTCGTGCATCTTGTACAGGTCCTCTGCTAGTTGTGCATTTCCAAAGGTGAAGTACACCAGGTCTCTCTTAGCTACAGCCGCTGCCATCATCTGGATCAGACCTAAAACAACACAGAATATGATTCAAGATTGCCTTATATGTCAAAGAACTCTTTGAAAAAacaaatggatgacatcctcttggtAACCCAAAACTGATGAGACCGTCATGTGAGCGTGCAAAATAAAGGAGCCTTGAAAAGTTTCATACGAAGTTGTCAAGAAGGTGGAACAAATGTcagagtatggtatacagaCAAATAGACTCTTTAATTTTGTTCGCATATTGttctttgactttagaattaactttggcattctacaacattgttATCCCTTTTTCGATGTTTTGTTGCAATGTACAACATATGCATTGTACATGCagttgctcattttgcagctgcttcgAACAAATTACAGTTTGGGAAACGGTTGAAAATTGATGCATgtggggatgtcatccatataacccgatcaacatggccttagggaAAGAAATGTTGAAGATAATCTGACTGAAAAAAGCTCAAGAGATGATGTGAAGTTTGGAACGTTTGCATCAAATTTAAGAACAAGACAATTGTTTTCTGTATCTCACATTCACACAGTGTCTCTTTTTCACTATCTAGAGTGGATAAGAATGTTGCACCAAATGAGAAGTGGGTGACTGTTAATGATTTACCCATCCAAAGTCCAAGGGGATATCCTGGTTAATCAGAATTATCTTCACACCACATACTACATCTACTAgcaccagtgcaatggcctagagggtagagtgttcgcctcaCCTACTTCAGTTAGGACACTGTTTGTTTTGCCTAAAACGtgtataccaaagactttaaaacggtacatactgctttctttgcttaGCACTCGTTATTACAGAAAGAGTATCATGGTATAATCattatggtagttaaacacacaccactatcaTTGGACTAggcccctgctgtagtgattgcataaagttttgtggcccaagggctactaaaacggagatgggcaccgccctaggCACCACCTGGTGCGGGAAAGACTTAAACTGAACTAACTACATCTACCAACAGTCTAACTTACCCTTTATTCTGGAGTCACCTCCAAAAGCTCCACACCCCCAGTTGCCTGTTGCTATGGCTGACAGCTTGATAGGCAACACATCTGATCTATGGAAACCACAAAATGCCTGAAACAAAAAGGAAGAACATTGGCAGGTCAAAATTTCAGTCAAGAAAAATCACAAGGAAAGTcctaaaaacaagaaaaaaacattgttctAGGAGTATCGCTACTAAAGATTCAATTGAATAAATGCATCTGTTAGTGTAAGGAACGAATATCTGTAGCAGAGCAACGTTGTACTTCTGATACCTTAATGAAGACTAGTCATCCAAGacgaaataataataatatctaGATTGAGTCTAAACCATTGGACAAATGTTTGAGAATTACAGACTTTTAAAATGCCATCTTGCATTCATCAGTGAAAATATTCTTTTTATCATTCATTTTCACAGATAAAAAATGTTGGATGGCATTTGAAATGTATGTAATTCTCAATGGACGACAGAGTGTTATGGCAACAGCTGGTTATGAGATGATTCCGAGCTCaacggagtgagtgagtgtaattCTCGAACATTTGTCCAGTGGTATAGACTTAATTTGAATATCGtttattttctgaaaaaattCCATTGTGATAATGTTTACAGGGAATACAAGCATCTCCTGACCTTATCCAGCTCTCTCTTCACCATGCCAGGGTTACACTGTTCTGTGTAGGTCCTGTACTTCAGGGCATCAATGGCCACCACCTCTGTACACCTACGACCCCACGTGTCTCTGAAATGCACCAGAAAAAAGCAAACTTTgccttttgtttgcttttggtttgtattgcatacctggtaaactgcATCTTGGCAGAACACACCATGTTTGTACCGAAgagtacaagttgcatatcctgacagatatatttgatcccCTCACAacgggaaggaccccttctctttttgataagtgtagtgggttatttaatgtgctcgaggtgtggctctcctcaaacacggaacctccatttaacaccCTATCCGAGGGAGGTCCCTAActgaaactaggtactcatcttGTAATTTCATCTGAGAGTATTCATATGGAAATCCTTTTGATTTACTAATAGTTACTTTGACAGGTCCATATCAAAGTATCATGATGACTGCTAAATTCAGAGTCATTTCTTCTCAATACAATCAATGAAGAAGCAAGTTGGAAGTTGCACCTGGTTGTCTGGTCCTGGTAGTCACCTGCCCACTTGTAGGTATCTGAATACCCCTTGTAACAGCTGTACTGCTCAGCACCTGCCACAAAACAAGCCCAAGGGTCATAAATGTATGTTACATGAGGGAAGACTTTTTCCTCCCCAACTCACAGTGTTAAAGCTACCCAAAGGACAGAGGCAGTTGGCAGTATGCAATCAAGCCATTACATCTACGTGCAAGCACGTTTAACCCTAGCAAGATGGGAAACAACAGATGAAtagtgaatgactgaatgacttTAAACAACTGGATTGAACAAAATAATACtattatgtaatattttctgTGATTGTCAAAAAGAGTTGGTCAGAGGAATTCTCCGGGTGTTGGcatatgaaaattgattgacatgcaaagctaccaggtaattgttaatccatactACCATAGAGGCCATTGATTCccactcccccctcccccatttttgGATGACACGTCCATAAATCGTAGCTAAAAGCCTGAACAAAGTGTAACATACTGAATTTTGTCCCACTCATTTCATATCCAGGAAGGCCTGTGATGAAGACCGTCGACAATTTGGTAATATTAATTTGATTCCATCAGAAAGATCGATCAAACTTctactaataaaaaaaaatgtaatatgtCTTGTGGATAGTTATGCAAAAACAAATTTCCATCAACTCACCAATGATGACCAAGCACTCGTCTGGCTCTAGTGTCTCGGTAAACAGTCTGGAGAGGATCATCTCTGGACAGATTAGGAACCTGATCTCCTCCTGCACTAATCCTAATCCTAGAACACCTCCTCCAATCACCTTATTGGCAAAATCAACCTGTAAGACAACATGTTAAACTGGTCACTTAAATTTGAAACAATTACAGAATTTGGATGTTTGGATGCTATACAGTTAAGTCTGTCGCATTAGTGACTACTTACCATATCTTTGATGCAGTAAGAACTTTATAATGATACTCTATTTTATAGAGAATGATGCTTTATCATAAAGTAAATCAGCTTTTCCTTAATccttaccgtatttcttctaataaaggacgcaccccaaataaagtgcgcacccccgatttgggcttcaccgcaaccccaatcacgccagctgagatacttcacagaaaaaccttaataaagtgcgcacccccgatctgccgctgtcgctcggcgcgtgtctccaagatgtgaccacgccccgatattcggcacgctatgaagtcctggtgtctttcttaatcgttccattttcaaggaattttcgggaaaacattaccattatttggggtcaacactttaccctctactccgctcaaattttgagtaaaaagttttgaagtttaaacgtcacgctgagaacctcgcgccaggatatctgacaaacttccttgatattgaaggcccagacgacgatccgcttgatttctaccgggctagtcaaagacaaacgtgtaaaacgcattttgagataaaataaaagttcgtctctcggcatttatgccgcaaaatacagcattgcattgacaaatcatttcatttcgccgttgcccgccgccatattgtttaaattctgctgccccaagatgcatttcgcgtgttacgtaatcctcatcacatgatcgcattgcgcgtctctgattggttactgCTGCAGCTAAAGGCGGGaaaagtgcatcatggggcagcagaatcgcggtccaagttttttctttgtctgaaaggttacacatgaaaacgcaataaaaacgcggttttatcgactacatagcaacattatggtgaagaaaatgcaaaaccaaaagatgttttcgggaaagcatacatttatttgcggattgatggtggcttttgcgtaattttagcgatcaatgaacccggaagtgtgccgaaagcggcgtgggttttcacgttttatccgtcaaatcaaaaacaaaactcccgctgaagcgaactctggaacatttcagattctagctattacgtttttgataaataatatctacagatacgcacgatgtgcccatatttgcagccgtgtgggtggttaggaaattattgacgtcgcaagcggcgtagtacaagcggcgtggggtacgaaattatggccggcccgacacactgaaatagtcgcgcggttgaaaacacccagcgttatttggtgtctcataatttgatatttaatatcgctaaatcaattatttttatatctagaataccttttcaaaaatatacgtatgatgtagcatcgttatctagtaaacataagaacatgaataagaacagaacatgcataaattatcgttgcTTGTCGGCGAAGTGACGGGGCTAACCTGCTGGGGTAATAATCGGTGACTTCCTGACTTACATCGCGActtttctcgagagaaaacctaaataaagtgcgcacccgactttggctttgacctgaagcctcatcttgaaggttgaaatgtcaaaaaagtgcgtcctttattagaagaaatacggtagagTCTTTCCACATTTTAAGTCCTAACACAAATTTTGTGACATAAAATTATAGACAGACATGTTTACACCCTCTTTACACTTGTTAAAAAGTTAAACATGccgtacatgtacacgtatatcTGATTCATACTTAGGGTTGAAAAAAGATTGGCTGGTCTCTCATAAAGTCTTTCTTGCTATGTCCAGCAAAAATGCATCTCAACCCAAGAAGCGGGATGGGTGTTATTTTCTATAAGACCAGATTTTCATAACTACAAAATTAGGCAAATTTCAAGAAATTGTGTTTACAGATTACAAGGAGATAAACCATTCATACTCCAGTAACTGAATAGTttccccccatgcagatccaTTAGGGGACACAAAGGGAATGGTGCAGACCCTTAACTCAAGTATGTGTCTCTATGGGACAATGTCAAGATGCCAATACAATTATATTTGTTGATTCTAGGAAAAATATCATCTGCAGAACCAGAAGTTACCCTTGCCTCTGTTGGATCCCTCTTTAAGACAACAGCTGTATTCTGGATCACCTACCTGTAACATCCCTGTACCATCCTCCTCTATCGTCCCCTCAGCTGAGACATGGAGCCTGGACAGTGGGTCCTTACATGTCTTCCACACAGGCATTTTGGGGAAGGACTGCCTACGAAACGTCAACGTTCCACTGGGCACTGGGAGGATAGAGTAAGTCAAAGTTTCCCAGGTGCCAACAAATGAAAGACGGAAACTTTTTACGAGATTAGgctattaatcaatcaatcaatcaatcaatcaatcaatcaatcaatcaatcaatcaatcaatcaatcaatcaatcaaagccTTTATCTACTTTCAAATAccaacacaacaacatcacagctacatttctaaccttctccctgcccaACTTAGACAGtttcaaatacatattttcCAATCGTACAGCACTGAAAAGTACACAACCTCCTTACTTCTAATGGTGACTCTCTTGAAGTAGTGCACCAGTGTCTTGAGTTTCTCTGCACGTCTTCTATCCACCCCATGTTTCCCACCTTTAAACAGACTGGCAAAGAAaagcaatgtacatgttactcACTACTAGTAAGTGGATGACACagctatatgtacaatgtacgtggAAAACTCATATAGTACAATTACTTAGAACTTctttaaggtaaagcagtcatcgcCAATTGAGGTTAAGCagaatgctttttcaagtagctagtagtaagTGCAATGTGACTTTGCCATGGCTCGtgttttagccaagcacaccaggtcattcctactcttcttgataagtgtgttgggttcttttacgtgcagaggtttgatgcttgaggcttacacctgaagctccctcatacacagggccatCGGCTTTACGTTaccatccaaaatgatgaaGGATTGAACGCAGGCCCACAGATCCAAGGAATTTGATCCATTATGgccaagcagcggggttgcattAGCACTTGCGCTATGGGGATACTTTAAATGCAGATATcttcttggtggttttatgtttgcgaatttaaaaccactgcaaacattttttcccATACtgaacgcgaacttaaatgcatttacattatgCTTTACACAGTGTAAACTTCTTTAAAAACATGAAGTTTAATGCTAGCAGTACTTACTCATTAAAGTTGATGCTAGGAAAAGAGGAGTACTCTGAGTTCCTCTGGTAGGCATTTCTCCTTGGGAAGGTACAGAAGAAGGCGTTGGCTAGAAGCGAGGCCACCTGGAGCTGGGACAGGGTGATGCTGTGTCTCATCTGCTTCTTCAGTAGTGGGGGGCTCTGCAGTCACAAAGAGACATAAGCTAAGAGTTAGACAATGCATCTAAGAGCCTGAGTGATAACTATGCTTGGCTCTGCACACAGAAAAGGGTTAGATAAAAATTGACATAAAGTAAAGTCTACAAAAAGTTGTATGAAGTCTAATaacgttaatgaaggttagacatccaggtaatatatgtcaaaaatagttactcaagc
The nucleotide sequence above comes from Branchiostoma lanceolatum isolate klBraLanc5 chromosome 14, klBraLanc5.hap2, whole genome shotgun sequence. Encoded proteins:
- the LOC136448920 gene encoding poly(ADP-ribose) glycohydrolase-like; this translates as MSTGNCHRDSETGEPTKKRLRQTSILDSFSFQRKISKRAEESQNLVEEAILSDLANEKEEDMSDNRGEEMSQQMRERAAGAAERRRSAKSPWSTPPHDDESHDDQPANQSPSSHHHRHHKSHDSPSSHSSSSRHGRHKPSPSGVVRSKYVDEDKPGTSRDTTSTSHHGRRDHKHKRRSRSDSSPEHGGPNSPIVIPDSPTTIPESPVLSEPPMDSPASPSNQSDTLVYEDSEPVFSNPDVLSQRDPSQPSWFGTPISALNRTPACSSSLPSLKPDSHHTVLFRPHLRPGDPPRPFPDKYRDVWDDAHVRMPCSDENLYPVQDQDGSKTVKSRWEVVQSALLGNIQNSLDLEEAILTYNSRYANRWDFRGLHSFFTEYLDDDEARSFFKVTLPAMVKLALRLPEIVTQSPPLLKKQMRHSITLSQLQVASLLANAFFCTFPRRNAYQRNSEYSSFPSINFNDLFKGGKHGVDRRRAEKLKTLVHYFKRVTIRMPSGTLTFRRQSFPKMPVWKTCKDPLSRLHVSAEGTIEEDGTGMLQVDFANKVIGGGVLGLGLVQEEIRFLICPEMILSRLFTETLEPDECLVIIGAEQYSCYKGYSDTYKWAGDYQDQTTRDTWGRRCTEVVAIDALKYRTYTEQCNPGMVKRELDKAFCGFHRSDVLPIKLSAIATGNWGCGAFGGDSRIKGLIQMMAAAVAKRDLVYFTFGNAQLAEDLYKMHEFAEANSLTVGDLWNVIQSYNRTCAKTSRKPAVELFNYIYQMYSDFQDSTDEEGAGQNWEEGAEGKGHGSQIKGWGSDEEGADGRTERKESLDYKAMTP